One Solanum lycopersicum chromosome 4, SLM_r2.1 DNA window includes the following coding sequences:
- the LOC101254687 gene encoding multifunctional methyltransferase subunit TRM112 homolog A: protein MRLLTHNMLSSNIKGVANGFPLKIEVVKVVEKEVDFNIDFLKNMFHKVEWKALAEASRTMGYAELPENVDAAMVNSDDFLHKFHHALLELHLEEGALVCPETGRKFPVNKGIPNMLLHEDEV, encoded by the coding sequence ATGAGGTTGTTAACTCACAACATGTTATCATCCAACATCAAGGGAGTCGCAAATGGATTCCCGTTGAAGATCGAGGTTGTGAAAGTGGTAGAGAAAGAGGTTGATTTTAATATCGATTTTCTCAAGAACATGTTCCATAAGGTTGAATGGAAGGCACTGGCGGAAGCTTCTAGAACCATGGGTTACGCTGAACTGCCTGAAAATGTTGATGCTGCTATGGTAAACTCAGATGATTTTCTTCATAAGTTTCATCATGCCCTTCTCGAGCTTCATCTTGAAGAGGGTGCCTTGGTTTGTCCAGAGACTGGCCGGAAATTTCCTGTCAATAAAGGCATTCCCAATATGCTTCTTCATGAAGACGAGGTctga